Within Pseudomonadota bacterium, the genomic segment ACCACGACGGTATTATCTGTTTTCACATCGACGAGCTCCACGCCGCCGCCGTCAGCAGCGAGCCTGGGGGCTATCTTTTCCTTTAACACCTTTTCCACCGAAGCTTTGTCCATAACTCCTCCGTCGTGCCGAATCCTTAAGGGCTGCTCCTTTGACCACAGATCGACAAGAGGGGCAACCAGTTTTTTATAGACTGCCAAGGGTGTCATGAGCTAGGAGATGCAGCCTATGACGCGCAGGGAGTGGATCAAAAAGAGCGCATGGTTCGCATCCATGATCGCGT encodes:
- a CDS encoding NifU family protein gives rise to the protein MDKASVEKVLKEKIAPRLAADGGGVELVDVKTDNTVVVKLTGACGCCPFSLMTLKAGVEAELKRNFPELKQVIAG